In Mercurialis annua linkage group LG5, ddMerAnnu1.2, whole genome shotgun sequence, a single genomic region encodes these proteins:
- the LOC126681646 gene encoding uncharacterized protein LOC126681646 gives MLSTNLINFCLDDFHSDDELELIVSTIGESLNKKRTLYRMLVHSRTYIWRNRIHGHFKLYHNYFGDNPVYSPSAFRRRFRISRSLFIRIQSAVESCDPYFVQKRNDAGLLGLYSLQKITAALRMLAYGVVADYVDEYVRIGESTAIESVKKFVEAIVSIFSEKYMRSPTKVDTDRLLKEGDSRGFPGMLGSIDCMHWKWKNCPNVWKGMYVGHVREPMLVLEAIASYDLWIWHAFFGLLGSHNDINILERSFLFTELAEGRAPPANYSVNDHEYNMGYYLADGIYPSWSTFIKTIPSPQSNKHKQFAIAQESAIKDVERAFGELQARFSIIRGPARFWHRETLKSIMKAFIILHNMIVEDERHVKNQDYNYDSFDVNPDISVSRERSADFLEFVQCHRRIRDRDTHFQLQQDLIEHIWNNHGSHN, from the coding sequence ATGCTCtctacaaatttaattaatttttgtcttGATGATTTTCATTCTGATGATGAATTAGAATTGATAGTATCTACAATAGGAGAGTCACTCAATAAAAAAAGGACGTTGTATCGCATGTTAGTTCACAGTCGTACCTATATATGGCGTAATAGAATACATGGCCATTTTAAACTTTATCATAATTATTTTGGAGATAATCCTGTTTATTCCCCAAGTGCATTTCGTAGGAGATTTCGAATCAGTCGATCTCTTTTTATTCGTATACAATCAGCCGTTGAATCTTGTGACCCATATTTTGTTCAAAAAAGAAATGATGCCGGTTTATTGGGGTTGTATTCTCTCCAAAAAATAACTGCTGCATTAAGGATGCTTGCGTATGGAGTTGTAGCTGATTATGTCGATGAATATGTTAGAATAGGTGAAAGCACTGCAATTGAAAGTGTCAAAAAATTTGTTGAGGCaatagtttcaattttttcagAAAAATACATGAGATCTCCTACAAAAGTTGATACTGATAGATTGTTAAAAGAAGGGGATAGTCGTGGGTTTCCTGGAATGTTAGGAAGTATTGATTGTATGCATTGGAAATGGAAAAATTGTCCAAATGTTTGGAAAGGGATGTATGTTGGTCATGTTCGTGAACCAATGTTAGTTCTTGAAGCTATCGCTTCATATGATCTTTGGATATGGCATGCATTTTTCGGACTACTAGGATCGCACAATGATATTAATATCTTGGAGCGGTCTTTCTTATTTACAGAACTTGCCGAAGGACGAGCTCCGCCGGCTAACTATTCAGTTAATGATCATGAATATAACATGGGATACTACCTTGCAGATGGTATTTATCCTTCATGGTCaacatttataaaaacaattccATCGCCACAATCTAATAAGCACAAACAATTTGCTATAGCTCAAGAGTCAGCCATAAAAGACGTTGAACGCGCATTTGGAGAGTTGCAAGCACGATTTTCGATCATTCGTGGGCCAGCCCGTTTTTGGCATCGTGAAACTCTCAAAAGCATTATGAAAGCTTTCATTATATTACACAATATGATTGTGGAAGACGAAAGACATGTTAAAAATCAAGATTATAATTATGATTCATTTGATGTCAATCCTGATATATCAGTCTCGCGAGAGCGTTCAGCGGATTTTTTGGAATTTGTTCAATGTCATCGTCGGATTAGGGATAGAGATACTCACTTTCAACTGCAACAAGATCTAATAGAGCATATATGGAATAATCACGGAAGTCATAACTGA